GTCCAGAAATCCGTCGATTGGCAATTCACCACCGAGCAGGCACGAGGTAAACTAAAACATCTGTATCCTGTAATTTGATTCGGTCAAGGTACTAGGGTGTGTCTAAGAACTCAGAAAGGAACAGATTCAGATAAGTTAAAAAAACGATAAACCGAAGGCAGATCATTTAACACAAAAACGCAGAGATGAAGCGATTCCACGACATAAACACTGCTAGATACCGGAGTCTTTTCCACATGCGTGATTGACTTCGTCTGTGGTAAAGAGAAAAGCAGCCCACCTCTGATGAGGAATGGACTGCTTTTTTCATACCAAGCCTTGAGTTACCAAAACCAAAGCGTTTTTGCAGGACTCTCCATTTCTCAGGGCAGCTTTTTCATGTTAATTCTGTCTCATACCTCTCAAATAAGAGACCACACGTTTATCTTCTTCCAACGGATAGTCATAATTCAACTCATGCGCCACGTTCATACCGACATCGCGGAAAAGTCGACACATAGCTTCTAAAGCCTCCCACATGGCCCACTGATCACCATTTGGATAAGTGATTGCATAGGCTTCCCATTCATCCTTCGCGAGAAAACGCTTCAGCCACCGTCCGTCCTTGCCGACATTGACCTTAAAATCATGAGCGATACCTATCTTCCAAGAGAGCATTTGGATAAGCATTGACCGAACAGGCCCCTCCATCATTGTTTTAGCAATGGGAAGTTCATCACGACACAAGCCTTTCGCCACGTATGTTGATACCCAAAAAAACTCATTGCAGCAAGCATAAAAAAGGTGCTCATCTGGACGTTTCACATGATAATTTGCATCATTTGATGTGTGTTGTTCATCTTCATGAAAGATCGCATCCTTGTCAATCAACACTTGTCGTAGACTGTCCGCATAATACGCTTCAGCAGCCACTTCTTGGTTAAATAGCGTCAAATCAATGCGATGGCCATCCGAAAACTGCATTAAATAAGCAAAGCGATTTTGCGAAGCTTCTCCTGGATACAAGTACAGATCCATCTCATCGGGCACTTGAACAATTACACGTTCACCAAATGCATTAATCCAAGAATGATCCTTTTTGAATGGATCAATGGACGTAACGATATATACGATATCAAAGTCCTGGAACCGATCCTTTGGTGCTAATGGATTCACACGTGAGCCGTTCATAAAAGCAGCTCGAATAAGGTCATCTTTTTGAGCGACCTCTATAATCTTTGCAAGTACGTCTTGATCTGTTCTCACCGATCAAACCTCCTCTTTTTTGTCCATAAAACTGTGATTTCCCTGCGGAGGTGATCGAGCGTTCGATGGGCAGTCTTCTTTTTACCAGAAAATATAAGCTTTCATCATTTTAACTCCTCTCTTTAGGCTACTTTTCTACCTATTATAACAGACACTTCTGACAAATAAGGGAAAATAAATAGATCGATACGATTCCGTTTTTGTGTGATCAAGTTTATAATAGACTACATAGTGAATTTATAGGCAGGTGATATGTTGATGGAAGATCGACTTTCCGTAACCAATGAGTGTGAATCTTCATGCGATGGTACTGAAACAGATTTACAAGATGTACGTCGTAGAATGATGCCGATGGATTCTGCCGCTCATATGGCCGATTGGTTTAAAGCGTTTAGTGACCCAACGAGATTACGAATTATAGATGCCCTTCTGCAAAAGGAGCTTTGTGTGCATGACCTAACCGTCCTTTTAGATATGGGCCAATCCGCTGTCTCACATCAGCTTCGCTCTTTACGGAATATGCGCATTGTAAAGCGCAGAAAAGAAGGAAAAACCGTATACTACTCGTTAGATGACCGACACATTGAAGAGATTTTTTTGCAAACACTGCAGCACATCTCTCATGATTAAAACATTGGAGTGCAACAATGATTACTCAACTAAATCACACAGATGTAAGCACGGCTAAATCAATTCTTCATGTTCAGAAGCCAGCATATGACATTGAAGCAAAACGTATTCAGTTTGATGGCATCCCTGCATTGCAGGATACAGCGGAAACCATTCAAAAGAGCAAAGAGTGTTTTTTGGGGTATACAGATTCAACCTCTGGGCGGCTTGCCGGAGTGCTTGCTTATGATAGAACAGCGAAAGGCACAGACATCACACGGCTCGTTGTTCATCCAGATTTTTTTCGTGGCGGGATCGCCTCTGCTTTACTTGCACACCTTTTACAGCTCAAAGAATCCGGACCTATGATCACAGTGAGCACAGGAGCAAAAAATGCTCCTGCCGTCAGATTATATGAAAAGCATCATTTTACTCGCACGGGAGACGCCGAGGTAGCCCCTGGTTTTTTCATTACCCATTTGCAAAAGGCATTAAAAAGCGTCTAGTCGTTCCTTAGAAAAGGGACGACTAGACGCTTTTTCACATGCAGCAAAAACGAAGTACACTAATTCGATTGACTACTTTCTTTTTTAGCTGCTCTTTCCTGCCAGCGGAATACCTTATTCAACACATTAAATACCGCTCCAGAGTTTTTCGTTAACAATGGGCCAAGAATTGCCAAAATGAGCACGTACAAGGCAGCAAATGGCTGAATCATGGCGGAAAGTCCACCTGCAATCGCCAAATTGGCTAGAATGATCGAGAACTCGCCGCGTGAAACAATTGTAAGTCCGATACGTGTTGATCCTTTGTGTGAAAGACCACCGCGTCTACCTGCAATCATACCCGCCGTGAAGTTTCCTATTATCGTTACAATAACTGCCCCTATTGCAAGCCAAGCAGCATCGCCAAGCGTTAATGGATCAATGCTTAAGCCAAAACTAAAGAAGAATATTGCGCCAAAGAAATCCCTAAAAGGGACGACAAGATGTTCAATTCGATCACGGTGTTTTGTTTCTGAGAAGACAAGACCTAAGAGTAAGGCACCAATGGCTTCAGCCACGTGAATTGTTTCCGAAAAACCAGCGACAAAAAACAATGTGGCAAAGATAACAATAATAAAGATCTCATTCGATTTAATGTCAAAGACACGATTAAGAAAAGGCGTCGCTTTTCTAGCTATGATGAAAAACAGAAGCATGTAGCCAAGTGCTTTTCCTGTTGAGAGTAGCATACTGGTCAATGACGCAGCCTCTCCGAGAATCATACCGGAGATGACAGACAAATAAACTGCCAGGAAGATATCTTCAAACATAATAATGCCTAGAATCAGTTCAGTTTCAGGGTTGGCAGTCCGCTTGAGATCAACAAGTACCTTCGCAACAATTGCGCTAGAAGATATCGTAATGATCCCAGCAACAATAAGAATCTCCAGAAAAGAAAACCCCGCAAGATATCCATAAAGCAACCCTAGACCAAAGTTAATTAAGATGTAAATGGAACCGCCTATCGCTATTGCCTTTCCCGACTTGATTAGTTTCCCAATCGAAAATTCAAGGCCAAGGTAAAATAGGAGAAACAAGACCCCAATACGTCCTAAAGAGGTAATAAAATCCGCACTATGACCAAACGTCAGGTCAAAAATGCCTAGCTGTGGCATATGTGGCCCTACAGCCATACCAAAGATAATGAGGAAAGGTATGATGGTGAAATTTAATTTGTTAGCGACCCATGCGGCAAATGCAACTATAACGAGAGCAGTACCGACTTCAAATATGAGATGATCCATCTGCTTGTCCCCCTGCTCCATTAAATTCACATAACATTAGGATGTTTAAGGGCAATTGGGTAACTGACTCATGTTTTTGCCATGCGTTCATAACTATTCATCCACTCCTTTTTGTGTGTAAGCAAACTAGGTTTGGTGCCCTTACAC
This genomic interval from Aureibacillus halotolerans contains the following:
- a CDS encoding aminoglycoside 6-adenylyltransferase, with the protein product MRTDQDVLAKIIEVAQKDDLIRAAFMNGSRVNPLAPKDRFQDFDIVYIVTSIDPFKKDHSWINAFGERVIVQVPDEMDLYLYPGEASQNRFAYLMQFSDGHRIDLTLFNQEVAAEAYYADSLRQVLIDKDAIFHEDEQHTSNDANYHVKRPDEHLFYACCNEFFWVSTYVAKGLCRDELPIAKTMMEGPVRSMLIQMLSWKIGIAHDFKVNVGKDGRWLKRFLAKDEWEAYAITYPNGDQWAMWEALEAMCRLFRDVGMNVAHELNYDYPLEEDKRVVSYLRGMRQN
- a CDS encoding ArsR/SmtB family transcription factor, with amino-acid sequence MEDRLSVTNECESSCDGTETDLQDVRRRMMPMDSAAHMADWFKAFSDPTRLRIIDALLQKELCVHDLTVLLDMGQSAVSHQLRSLRNMRIVKRRKEGKTVYYSLDDRHIEEIFLQTLQHISHD
- a CDS encoding GNAT family N-acetyltransferase, with translation MITQLNHTDVSTAKSILHVQKPAYDIEAKRIQFDGIPALQDTAETIQKSKECFLGYTDSTSGRLAGVLAYDRTAKGTDITRLVVHPDFFRGGIASALLAHLLQLKESGPMITVSTGAKNAPAVRLYEKHHFTRTGDAEVAPGFFITHLQKALKSV
- a CDS encoding cation:proton antiporter — protein: MDHLIFEVGTALVIVAFAAWVANKLNFTIIPFLIIFGMAVGPHMPQLGIFDLTFGHSADFITSLGRIGVLFLLFYLGLEFSIGKLIKSGKAIAIGGSIYILINFGLGLLYGYLAGFSFLEILIVAGIITISSSAIVAKVLVDLKRTANPETELILGIIMFEDIFLAVYLSVISGMILGEAASLTSMLLSTGKALGYMLLFFIIARKATPFLNRVFDIKSNEIFIIVIFATLFFVAGFSETIHVAEAIGALLLGLVFSETKHRDRIEHLVVPFRDFFGAIFFFSFGLSIDPLTLGDAAWLAIGAVIVTIIGNFTAGMIAGRRGGLSHKGSTRIGLTIVSRGEFSIILANLAIAGGLSAMIQPFAALYVLILAILGPLLTKNSGAVFNVLNKVFRWQERAAKKESSQSN